The genomic region atatatatatatatacacacacacactaccattcTGTTGTGttataatgtaatgtttattaCTTTTAAAAGCCATGTCTACAGTCTTCAGAATCATATGATCTGTCAGAAATCAATCAAACTTTTAGATGGAACCAACAGGTTAAACAtctaaactgcagtttcaaagggTTCAAGGATtaatggtcattttctaaaaaaaacattttttttaaaccggAGCCCAAGCTCTGCGATACGCATGCACTAGGGCAGCAGTGATAAATCAATGCATCACGATTCATGAATCGATTCCGAATGCATCTCATCTAGCATGCATTTCTGAACTTAGTTTTTAGACAGCAGATGGCACactagagatgcgcggatgggctcaatcttcacccgaatccgcagcttcaaataaatgatCCGCCCACCACCcgcccgcacctatatttttctctgatttatataaccgcacccgatcgtcatattacacttattgtaattcttaattttgcatgatgatatgataaatggatggttcatttttaacagcagattgattcagttgatctgcacatcgctgcacacttatgtTTAAtcaagtttacaggggttcaccagtttaagaaatgtctgatcgtaaaaatctgcttttcatttttaaggtactgttttcgttataatctactgattcaaataagtaatcaataataattattataccactgcgcgcctagcctaaccttttctcctccaacttaaattGTCCGATTTcgttttgactttctttgcatgctccctttttaaacactgggtcgtGAGTTTGGGTTGGTTTAAGACGAGCATTTATGGTTTAATTTTTCTTTGGtaaaattgttttgctagataagacccttattcctcagctggaatcgtgtagagctttttgaagctgcactgaaactacaCTTTGGATGtccaacccgttggctcccactgaagtctgctatatggagaaaacaccttggaatgttttcctcaaaaaccttattttctttttgactgaagacagacatgaacatcttggatgacactttattctagaagtgaaatGATCCTTTAACTAgacacagggtttctgcaggattttcaaatcttatttaatgccttttaatgccctttttaatgccatttctagCATTTTTAATGCCATATGCAACCAATAACTAACACCCCTGTGTATGAATGCgttattataatgcatttatttttcatGCGGTCTTACAATGAGGCAACAATCAACATATATTACTCTGCTGAACATAATTAGAAATGGATCaggagacagcttaaaatgtcagcgtttatttgcagatttcaaaatttcaaatatcaagtctgaacagaaaaaaaaaaattctgaaacttCAAACTCTTAGAGGCTAAAACGGTCCGCTCTTAAGTCTGTGTCACACAATTTTGGACCAGCCAGAAGCAATTACCAAACTGGTTCCGTGTTTATCATACTACGCGACAGTGAATCAAAGttattagtggtgcaacggatcacaaaactcatggttcggatcatatcacggatcggatcatttttcagatcagcaaaaaacaaacaaaacaaaaaaaagttagttgtatattaattactgaatgctttaagtacttctaatccacagcaaaaactactagctcaactaataaagtcagtaacaaaacaagaacaattacacaaatgacaagtgtagatgaatacaacacagTTACTAAtgaaatcaataacactagtattcaagtgcagaaatttaatatttaattgtaaaataactagtgcttctcactgcaggtatttatttgatgctgtctctttaaggccaaatgcacgtACCTAATACTGGCATGCTGATACTGATCAATACtgatctctttctcagctgtttcggttcactgaagacataaccgactgtgtttactaGAATACAaaaacgggtatttaaacataactttgtatgtatgttaagagaagttttaaagaggaatcaatctgtgtcaATCTTGTCTgaatcgcgcgtctctctctgtgcgcgtgctcgcttcaggtatgtgcggcagcggtaaaaaaaacaaacacagcgcgcgtgttctcttttgctgcagcggTCTAAATAGTTTTAATGGGTAAactggcaagacaaaacatgtgcaaattataaacttttactctatgatggttaaacttaacagttaatccgcgaaccacatgcgtaccgaaccgggatccgttgcacccctaaaaGTTATTAATTATACAGGCTACATTCAAGATAAATTGGTAATACTTGTTTCTTCAACACCATCTCAAGTTTTAATGCccgtataaaacaatttaatgctttttaatgccatttaaggccttaattttcgcaaaatcaatttaatgacttttaatgctttttaatgccccgcggaaaccctgtagaCATTTCAgagaaggaagaaaaaaaaaaaaaaaaacctcaccaGTTCTTTCTGAATGGCCAGGATCCTGGTTTTTGCTGCCTCACAGTTTGCTTTCTTTCCTGTGATGACAATCATTTCAGAGTTGCTGTTCTCCGCAGGCAGATCAATCTTTGTGTTAGTCTCCTCACGGATCTGAAAAAGAATGCCAGTTAGTAAACGTATTGAGAATGGATGAACATGTAACAAGTCTAAAAAGTAACTTCTTACCTTCTTTATATTAGCACCTCCTTTGCCAATTATGTTTTTGTGGAATTGCTTGAAAATGGGGACTGAGACAGAAAAGCTATTCTCAACCTGGAAAAGAACATAAAAGTAGGGAGGTTTAGGCAATGCTAAAATTGACAGTCATTTTACAGATAGTTAAGCCCAAAATATACTTTAACACACACAGCTTGTCACAGTATACTGATTTGATAACAGTTACAAACACCAGCGTTTGACATATGCACAATATAAAGTTTCACCCTTATCCAGTAAACTCTCCTGTGCTGTGCTGATTAAAATTCATAGCACGCACACTGTGTGCATTGCCTAGtgtacaagtaaaaaaaataaataaataaaagtatactgAGAGGTAAGGCCTGTTTGCATCTAACAATAGTTTTAATAATCTCTATGACAATAGGGAAGCAGGTCACATGGTAGAGATTTTAGATGACAGAACTGAAGCCCAtgctatataatataaataattgttaaaatcaattaaaaaaaaaaaaaagtgtgtaccATTTCAGCCACCATTTTCTGCATAAACTTTGTGCATTTTTCCACCTCAGTGCGAGGCCCACGCAGTTGTACAATATCACTTTTCTGCGTTGGGTCAGGGAAGTTGATGATGACCTGAAAGCAagggcaaaaaatatatatataatgttgttGTTATTTCTCCATTACAACAGACACACAAATGTGCCATTGGAAAAATATGCCTTGCATCTTAAAACATTTACCTCAGGGAACTTATCCCGAACTTCCTTAATTTTCTCCCCTTTCTGTCCGATGATGGCTCGATGAAAACGCTGTTCAATGATCATGTCCTTTGTACGCTCATTCTCCTGTTGAAATCATGACATTCTTAGAGACTTTCAGTCAAGAGTTGCCAGGCAACTCCAGCAAATAACCCAGAGGACTTTATACTCTGAGGCTGTAGAGCCTGCGgatgttgttttttttccccacacatgCACCTGACTCCAATTTGAGCATTACGCAATCAAATTTACTGCAGACAGTAACCTAAGAAAAATCTTTTAAGACAAATGCAAATGACACATGCACATAAGTGGTAAACCTTAAAGGATAACtaatgccaaaatgcaacctgggctgtttttttccattgtaaacgagacaaacatatatctaaaagcataattacgacaactgagccgtttttgagattgaccgtgatttcgttttgttttcaatggccggtgaatcggtgtactaggggcataaatttgagcgcatcaaaattaatatttttacaacactaagaaggctcgacacaccaagaaactttgctcaaagtatcgtctgggtctctacacatgaactcgaggaTTGAGAACatttgtttgtgtacacagagtttactaaaaagaaaggttttgaacaactcactttcactgtttgggtttccgctctcagccgtcttgccagtcaagaagtgtcgatctccgttagttagttgttcaaaaactttctttttagtaaactctgtgttcacaatgttctcaatgctcgagttcatgtgtagagacccaggcgatacttcgagcaaagtttcatagTGTTGTCGagccttagtgttgtaaaaatatcaattttgatgcgctcaaatttatgcccctagtactccattcaccagccattgaaaacaaaacgaaatcacggtcaatctcaaaaacgtctcgtttgtcgtaattatgctttcagtaataagtttgtctcgtttacagtaaaaaaaaaaaaaatagcccaggttgcattttggcaatagttatcctttaacctAAAAAACACTGAAGAGAGAGAATGGTAAACAGAGCCTTCTTTATTCAATTACAAATCTATCCAACTTGCCATGCGTGACGCTAGCTCCAGCAGCTCCTTTTTGGCCTCCTGCACCCCCTGGGGGTCACCCTCTATACGGATCAGGTTGCTCTTCTCGTTGTCAGGTGGAATGCGGACTGACACTTTGTGCAGCTCTTTTATGCGGTTAACTAGATGTGGAGGAGAAAAAAAGGGTTTATGAAGGACATGAATGTGTTTTCATGATCTATTACATGAGAAGTTCACTTcatgaaagaaataaaaataaataaattacagatGTACTCGCCCCCTCATCATCAAAGATGTTAATgcctttcttccttcagtcgtaaagacatagtttgaggaaaatattcaaaatgtggcttcaaacgatcccaaatgagGTTGTAAACTACCCCAGCTGAGAAAgatgggtcttatttagcaaaacgatcagtaTTTTTGGGGTAGGATgttggggtatgtcgaaaaaaactccctgctgttttacctttttttgttaagggtgctTGATCATTGCATGTtcgctttgcaaacactgggtcagtacttctgcagcagtAGGGTGATTTtgcaatgatttttgaagttatgaGTGGAGAAAATAAAAGCTGAGTTTTTcagaccctaactgtcttgaactgggaaaaaaaaatggttcaggcagagctagacaagttgAGCATtcatggttaaaaagtatataaatcgtaatttaaaaaaacaaatagccgatcgtttcgctagagaagacccttcttcctcagctgggatagtTTACAAcagcatttgggatcgtttgaagctgcatttaaactacattttggaagttcaaactcagggcaccatagaagttcactatatggaaaaaaaaatcttatttacaactgaagacagacagacatgaacatcatcttggatgacaagagtgtgagtacattatctatcaATTTTGTTCTAAAAAGAGAAGTTCTTAAACACCAAAACTGCTATACTCACTGTTTGCACCGCCTTTCCCAATTAAGTGTCGGTGGAATTTGGGATCCACACTAATCTCTGTGTAGTCCATTCGGCTAACCTATAATAAAGAATACATGAAAACCAAATTGTTTAGGACACACTGAGACCAGTATATGCCCAAATACACCAAAGCAAGTGGAAGCAATTGTCATGTAATAGGGAAGTTAAAAAGTCTTACCAGATCTGTAACAATGGCTTCAATTTGGCCTTGTACCATCTGTACGTCTTTGGTGGGACCCTCCAGCGTGATCTTATCCTCACCCTCGGTGAACTCAATGTGCACCTGTTGATAAACACTGAGGTTAAgacaattttctttttaaaggGTCAGTtcacaccaaaaataaaaattctgtcatttacttacCCTTGTCATCCTCCACTCTCATACATCtttggaacaaaaattaagatattttaaaattgccccatgatttactcgccctcaagccatcctaagtgtatataaCTTTTCAGACGAACACAGAGTTAAACTGAAAAATGTCctctcttccaagctttataatggaagtgaatgggtgttgagtcCAATAAAGTTCATCCAACCATTATAAAAAAAAGCTCCACATGGCTCAGGGagattaataaaggccttctgaaccGAAGCAATGTGTTTGTTTtagaaaaacatccatatttaaaacttaaagcCTAATATCTatcttccgctaactgtcgtatgaGTGTTCATAAGAAAGTtgcgttccagcagatgacgcATTGGAGagaacaaaacactggtcacaaattaaaagtaaaaattaggaaaaggtttgtttgtttgaggtttGTTTTCAGGCATGAagcatatatatacatactgttcttatgtgaataaaagcctaaattaagCCTGTTCATCACGTCTCTTCAAAAGATGGTTAAATGACTCGTATGGATTCATTTTACATCTTTACCCAAGgtttcattaaaatatatatagtttCAAGACCAAACAAAATACTTTTTTGGGCTTGGAATGACAAGAGGGTTTATACAGGGACATACTCATACAATAGCATCATGCCTACGTATTATTTTAGTAGACTAATATGAATGTAAAACTTAAGCATTTTCAACTCATGGGTGTTACTTCTTGGCTAGAGGCCAGCATCATTCTGAACTACCTGTGCTGGTTGACGCAACTACCGCGACCTTTGTATTGTAAACTTGACACATTACTCCAGTCAAAACCATCAAGCCACATCTACACATTCCCCTTGTTAAGCAAGACAATAGAGAAATCGTGCTTAGCACTAGGTCGTGATTAGCGGAAAGCTGACTCGCCTTGGGCATTTGCTGCGTGATCTTTGCCAGATTCTGTCCCTTCTTGCCAATAATGAAACGATGAAGCCAAGAGGGAGCAGAGACTGAGGACACAGTGTAGCTGTTGGCCTGTACAAAGAAAGTAAGTGTCAAAAGTTACAGTCAAACTGATAGCATTTCTGCAGTAACATTTTCAATACTTTTCCCAAATTAAATCTGAAGGAGAGGAGTGCAAAAGAGAGCTTGAGGGAAGGAATTCTTGTACTGAAACATGGAAGGGGGAGGAAAACGAGCTTGTTTACCTTGGCATACACTTCAGTGAGTGCCTGGCCCAGCCGGTCTGGCTCCCCACGCAGGATTACTGTCTCTGAGCTGCTGTCGAGGGGTGGGATCTCGACCGAGACGCCGGTCCTGTCCAGGATCTCTTGCAGGGTGTTACCCTTAGGCCCAATCACATACTTGTGCTGAGATTTCTTCACCTCCACTGCAATAGTGGTGGCATTCTTCTTCTAAAATGAGCAAAAGGCCACACGGAAATTCAGCCCAGTTTCAAAAGCATACTGTACATTTTGGAAAAGTGAACTTAAGTCCATTAATTATTCTGTCATTGCCTACCTTTTCCTCATAAATCTTCTTGATCTTGGCTATGGCCAGGGCCACCTGCTCTTTCTCCCCAGTGATGACGATCTCTGTTTTGTTCACACTTGGTGGAGGGACATTAATGCGGGCTCCCGTCTCCTGCATCAACTCCCCCACTAGCTTGTTATAAGCTCCAGTGATGAAGGGGTGATATACCTTTTCGATGTTCATTCTCTCCACAGCACGCTTATCCTGCAATTAATCAATAAAAATCATCATTTACTAGGTCGCTGGTTACTAATAAATGAGTAAATGgatcccactttatattaggtggtccTAACTACTATGAACAAACTTCCATTTAAATTAATGATTTGACACAATGCACTTATTgcgtacatacatgtttttacattgtacttgtatttaaaaaaaaattaaacacctGCATgcaattacatctgtaattatcttctgtaattatactgttgacccatcccttacatcTTAACCCAACCTGTAAACCTACTCATAGAACCAAACCGGTGCCTAACATTACCCATATTACACCTCAATATCAGCAAATGTATTTTGCAATATGACATGAACATAGTAAGCGCattgtactttttacttttttttaatgtaagtacataTCCCATATAATCTGATTCGTATCTGTGTGATCATGAAGTAAACAAAGCCTAAAATTGAAGTTACAGACCTGCTCAGCAGAGATGAGCAGGATCTCATGCCTGGCCTTCTCCAAGCCTTCCTTTGTTCCAGAGATCTTGATGAGGTTACTGGGGTCTTCGGGTCTAGGGATCTGGATCTTGGTGGCAGTCTTCAGCTCGAGCTCCTGTAGCTTCTCCCCACTCTTGCCGATGACAAAACGATGATGTTCCTTGGGGATGGCCACAGTAGCTGAAGCCTGTAGTAAAGTAATTGTAAAAGTTACTAAGGGTATTACCAATTCATTATTCTGGCTGATACAGGTGAGCATTTTCATGACCAATAGCGATAAatgcttaaaagtgcagtatgaattgcagACAGCTAGTGGTTTAATTGGTTAATGTTACTGCAGTCTAAATTTaaaatctctttcaagtgtagaaattagaaaAGCAGCATTATGTCCCTACTGTAGTgtgaagcaaaaataatatacttatgaaatattaatttatttattttgctgtgCAATTGTTTCACAATATATGGCTTTTGCTgccattgttgttattattatgttctaatttgtttggcttcctaaaacacagTGAATGAAATTTAGACTTATCACAAataaagagggttgagtcccctttaaagttcatgtACAACTCAATTCATTTTTTCTGACTTTAGTTAAGACTTTTAgtttggagctcttaatttttagAAATTGGACAATAAATCATTGCAACGCGAATCGAGAAATGCTTCAGCCTCAATTTTGAGATTTCCAAACACATTGAGATTCTTTCttaaatcgattctgagcttagttttgaacagcagatgaCACTGCTCACTTTAGAAACAGCCGTGCTCTGCTTGTTTTCAAATCCGTACActcacttgaacctaaaataaccATTCATACAATTTGAAAAAAATGAAGCGAATTACAATGTTTATGGTGGGCTGTGTTTACAATACTCTCGCATCATAAAGCATTCTAAGCCGAGGTGAAATTACACAACTTAGACAAATGCACAAGTGCTCTTCAGCACTCTTCTTCGTGAGCATTTGAGTGTGCGGATAAAACTAGATTAGAgcatctgctgttaaaatctaaACTCAGAATCGATTCCGAAAAGAAATGCGATACATTTGGAAGATCTCAGAATCTATCTGTGAATTGatttatcgtcccatccctattaattttgaactctcaaagtgcattagacagaataatttaattttaaaaatgtacttttttttagatCACAATAAATATCAAATCGTGTACTTCATATTGCAGTATTACCTTTTTTGATTACCAGATTTTGATATAGTTACATCCCTAATTTTTAACATTACCTGAGTCTGCAGTCGGGACACAATCTCTTTACGGGCTTTCATGACTGCGTCATGCTTCCCAGAGACCATTATGGAGAGGCCTTGGTCTTTAGCCATGGAGAGTTCCAGGTGGGCTCCAGTCTTGTGCATaatgtcaagacaaactttagccTGGTCTCCTTCTCCAAACTGGTTCATGTCCTTGTACTTGCGCTCTTCCAGAGGCACATGGAAAACCTGTATTCATCAAAATACAGTCTGTATTCATCAAACCAGTCTTAAATCAATCCTCCCCAGTTACAATAGTGACTCTAACTAGCTTAATCACTGTACCTGGGTGATTATCGATGACTTGAGAGGTTTGATCTTAGACGTCCAGGCATTTCCAGTCTCCTGTACCCCCTCTGGCAAAGGCTTTTCAGGCAGAGGGGGAAAGGCGTCCTTGTAGGTGGGAAGGGTATCCTCATCTTCGGCACCGCTAGGGCCTGCCACAGCACCTAAAGTGGAGAGAATATACAAAATTCAACACTCACTTTACCAGAAAATGGTTAACGGCAAATCAGAAATGGCTAAAGGTGCCGCATACCTTTGACCTGCTCCGGCAGAAGGCCACTGCGATGCTCATTAAAGCTTTCTTGCGTAAGTACAGCGACTGAGCTCATGGTCGAAATCCCACGTTTACACGGAGTCCGAGTGTGCCACTAAGAAAGAAAGATAGCACGTGATTAGCGCATAAAGGAACAGTGCTTGGCTTATCTGTGAAATTACGAAAGAGATAACACAAAATACACATGGGCAGTTAAGACAAAGCATTTATCAACATGGGTGGAGCAGAAATCTTTTCAcaataattagtaaaaaaaaataaaaacattactgtacatgtaggttagcttttttttggttttacctcacaattttttatttcaggtCATTTTTGTGGTGAAATTACAGACGTCTCTCTGCTGACATCTGCCAGACTTTCCCAAACATTTAGTTTGCTTAAGAACCCACCCATTTCTTAAAATTTGTCAAACCCAACCAATAACTAATGGATCAAAGTTCCCATTCTTTCATGACTTTTTAAAGTAATAGGGGAAAATAAGCAATATTTTGGAAAATAGCCACATCACAAAACAGTGTGGTTTGTCCTAAACCATAAGAGAACACTATCAGTAGAAGCAATTTTAATACGACTGATCCATTTTGCAGAAGGTCAAAATTACCCGTCTGTTACTTTGTCCAAGGGCTAATTCTAAGCCATGGCGTTAGTTGGGCGAGCTCTAAAGCTAAGAGGATTTCCCCACTAACCCTTATTTGCTGTACCCCTTGTATGTAGAGCAGCAAAAAGAATATGTTTCTACTTTGTAAATAAAAGTTCCACAAAGCACAACTCGCATTTAATTGAAAACATGCACGCCACACCTCAGTGAAATATCTACTTGGCACACTGCTCCTCTACACCCAGTACAAGACTGTGAGAAAGACAAGATTATAAACGCTGAGGCTACTGTTACAGGCATGCAGACTTGAGTCCTGAAAGACCACTCATTCGCTGTAGAAAATTCCGACGTCAAAGACTAACACAGCTCTTCAAGAATACGAAGTACGTAGCAAAAGTGGCGTTTAGAATGATGCAGTAAAATGGAGGACCATCTTCTACAGATTGAGTAACTCTTGGGGTAATCAACTATAACGCTtgtattaaagggatggttcggattagaattgacttcattgctatgcactccgaagcccatctaaataccccatccgaagttttttttaccttagtcaaacatttatggagatagagtttttcgaattgcttgttacaggagtgaatggtacatgtgatgtatctcgtaaattgcaccactaaacgtgcaagtaatcttaccaaacttgtacagtagtgtaaataggttatgtactcacaaaacgctgcatcagaacatttgtaagtccaccatgagtgttttaaaaacacgttttacccgagaactactagtctcagaaactacaagtcgacgtcacttccctggtttgaaaaaagcacgtaaaagtcctcctactacatctgtgtgcatgtcaacttgtaggaggacttttacgtgcttttttcaaaccagggaagtgacgtcgacgtgtcgccatttgtagtttttgagactagtagggatcggctaaaacgtgtttttaaaacactcttgGTGGaccataacctatttacactactgtacaagtttggtaagattacttgcacgtttagtggtgcaatttacgagatacatcacatgtaccattcactcctgtaacaagcaattcgaaaaactctaatatctccataaatgtttgactaaggtaaaaaaaaacttcggatggggtatttacatgggcttcggagtgcatagcaatgaagtcaattctactccgaaccatccctttaagtcatACAACATTCCTTCCAGTCCGCTCTGACAATCTGGCCCCTCAACCCCCCAAATACAAACTCCAAACCTCTCCTTCACAGTACAAGGCTGTTTTAATGTGCTTCTCTGCATGCCCCTGCCAGGGCCTCTTCCTCTGCAGGCCTCCTAAAGACTCGGACCCAGAGGCTAAACACTTCAGACACATACATACAGCTCCTCAATGCAGATCAAAAGAGAGCTGATCTACAAACTGAACACGAAAATCCTTCAGATAGTCAAAAAACTAGCTTTTTCATAACACATGATCACTCATGTGATTTGATCTTGGTTAAACAACTTGTGACCCATTGATACAAAGACAAACACACATCTTGTGGTTCAAAACAAACATTAGTCTAGTCAGCAAATTAATTTAATAGTAACGAAGACAGTGGTCAATCTTACCAGCTAAATGGTCAGTTACCAGATAATCCGTCCTGTAAAGCTGCCCGTACGTGTCAGCCTGCCAGCTTTTGCCTAAAAACAGAGAAAatgaaaagggaa from Garra rufa chromosome 12, GarRuf1.0, whole genome shotgun sequence harbors:
- the hdlbpa gene encoding high density lipoprotein binding protein a — protein: MSSVAVLTQESFNEHRSGLLPEQVKGAVAGPSGAEDEDTLPTYKDAFPPLPEKPLPEGVQETGNAWTSKIKPLKSSIITQVFHVPLEERKYKDMNQFGEGDQAKVCLDIMHKTGAHLELSMAKDQGLSIMVSGKHDAVMKARKEIVSRLQTQASATVAIPKEHHRFVIGKSGEKLQELELKTATKIQIPRPEDPSNLIKISGTKEGLEKARHEILLISAEQDKRAVERMNIEKVYHPFITGAYNKLVGELMQETGARINVPPPSVNKTEIVITGEKEQVALAIAKIKKIYEEKKKNATTIAVEVKKSQHKYVIGPKGNTLQEILDRTGVSVEIPPLDSSSETVILRGEPDRLGQALTEVYAKANSYTVSSVSAPSWLHRFIIGKKGQNLAKITQQMPKVHIEFTEGEDKITLEGPTKDVQMVQGQIEAIVTDLVSRMDYTEISVDPKFHRHLIGKGGANINRIKELHKVSVRIPPDNEKSNLIRIEGDPQGVQEAKKELLELASRMENERTKDMIIEQRFHRAIIGQKGEKIKEVRDKFPEVIINFPDPTQKSDIVQLRGPRTEVEKCTKFMQKMVAEMVENSFSVSVPIFKQFHKNIIGKGGANIKKIREETNTKIDLPAENSNSEMIVITGKKANCEAAKTRILAIQKELANITEVEVSIPSKLHNSLIGSKGRFVRSIMEECGGVHIHFPTEGSGIDAVTIRGPAEEVEKAKKQLLSLAEEKQIKSHTVELRAKPEYHKFLIGKGGGNIRKVRDSTGARIIFPTAEDKDQELITVIGTEEAVAEAQKELEALIKSLDNVVEDFMIVDPKHHRFFVARRGQVLREIADEYGGVIVSFPRTGSQSDKVTLKGAKDCVEAAKKRMLELIEDLDAQVTMECVIPQKFHRSIMGPKGSRIQQITKDHNVQIKFPDREDQQAQSADAPVQENGEANGEVKEPVDPLVPKKCDVIVLSGRKERCEAATEALKALVPVTIVVEVPFELHRYIIGQKGSGIRKMMDEFEVNIQVPAHELQSDIISITGLSTHLDRAKEGLLERVKELQAEQEDRALRSFKLTITVDPKYHPKIIGRKGAIITQIRNEHEVNIQFPEKNDENQDQITITGYEQNAVAARDAIQAIVDELEEMISEDINLDSRVHARIIGARGKGIRKIMDEFKVDVRFPQSGAADPSLVTVTGRPEQVDEAIDHLLNLEEEYMADVVENEAKMAYMKPSGSTASSMEEPRGPSKGFVVREAPWATGNEKAPDMSSSEEFPSFGAPVTNARSSPWGPKRF